From Acidihalobacter aeolianus, a single genomic window includes:
- a CDS encoding PAS domain-containing protein, whose product MSSERLTKTLDNLLEGCMLIGFDWTYLYVNEAAARHGLQDRDKLLGRAMLEMYPGVEQSDVFRHYRLAMEDRIPQHFETSFTFADGTVNWYELAVEPVPEGVFILSLDITQRKQSEEALETAREFAENLIEAMLDGFSVLDKDGRSVNPNPALCLMTGFSRGEPIDRYPPFPYWPPEEDEPIRAAFEKTMKGEVGHFELTYMRKNGERFPVVVSPSVMRDQHGNILNYIATVKDMSREHEALDALERSESWLRSIYENTNTGIASTDSSGRVSGFNEAFRSM is encoded by the coding sequence GTGTCGTCCGAGCGGTTGACGAAGACCCTGGATAACCTGCTCGAAGGATGCATGCTCATCGGATTCGACTGGACATATCTGTATGTCAACGAAGCCGCCGCGCGGCATGGGCTGCAGGATCGCGACAAGTTGCTCGGCCGGGCGATGCTTGAAATGTACCCGGGCGTCGAGCAATCGGACGTATTCCGACACTACCGCTTGGCCATGGAAGACCGCATTCCCCAACATTTCGAAACCTCATTCACATTCGCAGACGGTACGGTGAATTGGTACGAGCTGGCCGTCGAGCCAGTGCCGGAAGGGGTTTTTATCCTGAGTCTGGATATCACCCAGCGCAAGCAATCCGAGGAGGCACTGGAGACTGCGCGGGAATTCGCGGAAAACCTGATTGAAGCCATGTTGGATGGTTTTTCGGTGCTGGACAAGGATGGGCGATCGGTGAATCCCAACCCGGCGTTATGCCTCATGACGGGATTTTCACGCGGGGAGCCGATCGACCGTTATCCGCCGTTTCCCTACTGGCCGCCGGAGGAAGACGAACCTATTCGGGCCGCCTTCGAGAAAACCATGAAAGGAGAAGTCGGACACTTTGAATTGACCTACATGCGCAAGAACGGAGAGCGTTTTCCCGTTGTGGTTAGCCCTTCGGTCATGCGCGATCAGCACGGCAATATCCTGAATTACATCGCTACTGTGAAGGACATGAGCCGCGAACATGAGGCGCTGGATGCCTTGGAGCGTAGTGAATCATGGCTGCGCAGCATTTACGAGAATACGAATACCGGAATTGCTTCCACTGACAGTTCCGGCCGAGTGAGCGGATTTAACGAGGCGTTTCGCAGCATGTAG
- a CDS encoding diguanylate cyclase, giving the protein MLFIDLDNFKSLNDTLGHDHGDLLLKESARRPEASVREGDTVARLGGDEFVVMLNELGESDLDAARQTELIGMKSSDPAGAILSA; this is encoded by the coding sequence TTGCTATTTATCGATCTCGATAATTTCAAGAGTCTCAACGATACGTTGGGACACGATCACGGTGATCTGTTGCTCAAGGAAAGCGCACGCCGACCGGAGGCTAGCGTGCGCGAGGGCGACACGGTGGCGCGGCTGGGCGGCGACGAGTTCGTGGTCATGCTCAATGAATTGGGTGAGAGTGATCTGGATGCGGCCAGGCAGACGGAGCTCATCGGGATGAAAAGTTCTGACCCGGCTGGGGCAATCCTGTCAGCTTGA
- a CDS encoding lipase family protein: protein MIVHSTGGLVAREWISGYYGDDVARCPARRLIMLAPANFGSRLASFGKSMVGRLVKGWDNWFHTGTEMLNALELASPYQWRLAEQDLFVPNGRASAPTIYAGDGIQAFVIVGTHPYASLLRQIVNEDGADGTVRACAANLNARGVTIDFAADETQPTFAPWKTRHKAQIPLAVLPDRTHGSIVDPDRNDIKSPDTYEKRLGELILQALDCAGADDYAALADDWAAITAETAALASSEAARDELLGKGSDPKWFHQYLQVNVRVIDDHGADVGDYFLEFSGPEEERGDSSSLYFHTEVLEDVHVNQRNSAYRCLYVDHTDLVGHYYDAIRGKVAHALFMSLSAAPPGGNVSYFGNYRTGAKGIVPLHFEDEKKSGTAAERRINWLQPNTTHFATLIIPRTPADKVFRMKKG from the coding sequence ATGATCGTGCACAGCACCGGCGGACTGGTCGCCCGCGAGTGGATCAGCGGCTATTACGGCGACGACGTCGCCCGCTGCCCGGCCAGGCGCCTGATCATGCTGGCGCCGGCCAATTTCGGCTCGCGGCTCGCCAGCTTCGGCAAGAGCATGGTCGGACGCCTCGTCAAGGGCTGGGACAACTGGTTCCACACCGGCACCGAGATGCTCAACGCACTGGAACTGGCCTCCCCCTACCAGTGGCGGCTCGCGGAGCAAGACCTGTTCGTGCCGAACGGCCGCGCCTCGGCCCCGACCATCTACGCCGGCGACGGCATCCAGGCCTTCGTCATCGTCGGCACGCACCCCTACGCCAGCCTGCTGCGTCAGATCGTCAACGAGGACGGTGCCGACGGCACCGTGCGCGCCTGCGCCGCCAACCTCAATGCCCGCGGCGTCACCATCGATTTCGCCGCCGACGAGACCCAGCCCACGTTCGCGCCCTGGAAGACGCGCCACAAGGCGCAGATCCCGTTGGCCGTGCTGCCGGACCGCACCCACGGCTCCATCGTCGATCCCGACAGGAACGACATCAAGTCGCCCGACACCTACGAAAAACGCCTCGGCGAGTTGATCCTGCAGGCGCTCGACTGCGCCGGCGCAGACGACTACGCCGCCCTCGCCGACGACTGGGCGGCCATCACCGCTGAAACCGCCGCGCTGGCGTCCAGCGAAGCCGCGCGCGACGAACTGCTCGGCAAGGGTAGCGACCCCAAGTGGTTCCACCAGTATCTGCAGGTGAACGTGCGCGTGATCGACGACCACGGCGCCGACGTCGGTGACTATTTCCTCGAGTTCTCGGGCCCCGAGGAGGAGCGCGGCGACAGCTCCAGCCTCTATTTCCATACCGAGGTGCTCGAAGACGTGCACGTCAACCAGCGCAATAGCGCCTACCGCTGCCTGTACGTCGACCACACCGACCTCGTCGGCCACTATTACGACGCCATCCGCGGTAAGGTCGCCCACGCGCTGTTCATGAGCCTCTCCGCCGCACCGCCGGGCGGCAACGTCAGCTATTTCGGCAACTACAGGACCGGGGCCAAGGGCATCGTGCCGCTGCACTTCGAGGACGAGAAAAAATCCGGCACCGCCGCCGAGCGGCGCATCAACTGGCTGCAGCCCAACACCACCCATTTCGCCACTCTCATCATCCCCCGCACGCCTGCCGACAAGGTGTTTCGCATGAAAAAAGGCTGA
- a CDS encoding esterase/lipase family protein → MRQVLIVHGWSDTSRSFRPLVEFLRAHGYQAVTLWLGDYISLDDDVRIVDVAKRLEAVVREKLAGGELVTPST, encoded by the coding sequence ATGCGTCAAGTCCTGATCGTCCACGGCTGGAGCGACACCTCGCGCTCCTTCCGCCCGCTCGTCGAGTTCCTGCGCGCGCACGGCTATCAGGCCGTCACGCTGTGGCTGGGCGACTACATTTCGCTCGACGACGACGTACGCATCGTCGACGTCGCCAAGCGGTTGGAGGCCGTGGTGCGCGAAAAGCTCGCCGGCGGCGAACTCGTCACCCCTTCGACATGA
- a CDS encoding transglutaminase-like domain-containing protein: MWLHTRFDLAFDITVPTPFVLMLRPRSGGQQWIAREEYRLTPNVPVFEFTDDYGNLCQRLVAPAGAFAIHTAAEIRTADHLDREPGAPFIEIQYLPDGVLIYLLPSRYCEADRFGVMATELVTGLTPGYDQVAAIEAWLRASIQYLPGSSEVPLSAVEVNARQYGVCRDLAHLGIALCRAISIPARMVVGYLADLEPMDLHAWFEAYVGGRWYTFDPTQAELRGGYVAIGYGRDAADVAVYTQFAPPVFPIQQMVEVHLDPRQD; this comes from the coding sequence ATGTGGCTGCACACGCGCTTTGATCTGGCCTTCGACATCACCGTCCCGACGCCCTTCGTGCTGATGCTGCGTCCTCGCAGCGGCGGACAGCAGTGGATCGCGCGCGAGGAATACCGGCTGACACCCAACGTGCCCGTCTTCGAATTCACCGACGACTACGGCAATCTGTGCCAGCGGCTCGTCGCTCCGGCGGGCGCCTTCGCGATCCACACTGCGGCCGAGATCAGGACCGCCGACCACCTCGATCGCGAACCTGGCGCCCCCTTCATCGAAATCCAGTACCTGCCCGACGGGGTACTCATCTACCTGCTGCCCAGCCGCTACTGCGAAGCGGACCGTTTCGGCGTCATGGCCACCGAACTGGTCACCGGGCTCACCCCTGGCTACGATCAGGTGGCCGCCATCGAGGCCTGGCTCCGGGCCTCGATCCAGTACTTGCCGGGCAGCAGCGAGGTGCCTCTGTCCGCGGTCGAGGTCAATGCCCGGCAATACGGTGTATGCCGCGATCTTGCCCATCTCGGCATCGCACTGTGCCGCGCCATCAGCATCCCCGCACGCATGGTGGTGGGATATCTGGCCGACCTGGAACCGATGGATCTGCACGCCTGGTTCGAAGCCTACGTCGGCGGGCGCTGGTACACCTTCGACCCGACCCAGGCCGAACTCCGCGGCGGCTACGTCGCCATCGGCTACGGTCGCGATGCGGCGGATGTGGCGGTCTACACCCAGTTCGCCCCCCCCGTCTTCCCGATCCAGCAAATGGTCGAGGTGCACCTGGACCCCAGACAAGACTAG
- a CDS encoding LemA family protein, producing the protein MAISTIVVLVLIGACVFYVIAIFNQLVALKNRYINAFAQIEVQLKRRYDLIPNLVETAKAYLKHERETLEAVISARNAAAAGLAAAHAAPGDAAAMSQLGNAEGQLGSALGRLNVVMEAYPDLKASQNMMQLTEELTSTENKVAFARQAFNDQVMAYNTYRQSFPQNILATTFGHPRDAALLEFDDSEQIQQAPKVSF; encoded by the coding sequence ATGGCCATTTCGACGATCGTGGTGCTGGTGCTGATCGGGGCGTGCGTGTTCTACGTCATCGCCATCTTCAATCAGCTGGTCGCGCTGAAGAACCGCTACATCAACGCCTTCGCGCAGATCGAGGTGCAGCTCAAGCGCCGTTACGATCTGATCCCCAATCTGGTGGAGACCGCCAAGGCCTATCTCAAGCACGAGCGCGAGACGCTGGAGGCGGTCATCTCGGCGCGCAACGCGGCGGCGGCGGGCCTCGCGGCGGCGCACGCGGCGCCCGGAGACGCGGCGGCGATGAGCCAGCTCGGCAACGCCGAGGGGCAGCTCGGCAGCGCGCTCGGCCGGCTCAACGTGGTGATGGAGGCCTACCCGGACCTCAAGGCCAGTCAGAACATGATGCAGCTCACCGAGGAGCTGACCAGCACCGAGAATAAGGTCGCCTTCGCGCGGCAGGCGTTCAACGATCAGGTGATGGCCTACAACACCTACCGCCAGTCCTTCCCGCAGAACATACTGGCGACGACCTTCGGCCACCCCCGCGATGCGGCCTTGCTCGAATTCGACGACAGCGAACAGATCCAGCAGGCGCCGAAGGTCAGCTTCTGA
- a CDS encoding M48 family metallopeptidase — protein sequence MDFFQAQDDARRSTLWLVLLFALAVLGLILLTNLFVLAFVLYAHGDVGLLNLKDVLRHYGSGASVLVGLGVAGLVGLGSLFRMVQLAAGGAVVAESLGGRVLPGDSEGLDERKVLNVVEEMAIASGMPVPTVYLLDDGAINAFAAGWTPSDAVIGITRGAIRQLDRDELQGVVAHEFSHILNGDMRLNIRLVGVLAGILLIGEIGQFILRTLRRAPLAGGRRKGAAIPALFVLGLGLWVIGYAGTFFGTWIKALVSRQREFLADASAVQFTRNRAGISGALKKIGGSMAGSLLSSPMAPQFSHAYFARGVSGGLQSLFASHPPLEDRIRRILPRWDGRFIAPPPPPPVPEESESAAGKQARERGRRRAVLTGVLAGTLGDLVAQTGQPDAAQQAYAHDLIAGLPPQLREASGNPQTARAVVYALLLDGDADVLARQWQTLDGKAGDGVADLTRRYLPAAAGLERAQRLPLVELSLPSLRGLSPQQYARFRGVLNELMAADGRISLWEWVVRHLVLRGLDLHFALRKPARQTYYVLGSAKAACETVLSLIALAEHADPSEAQRAFAAGRHAVGAGALRFVPRDELDLNRLDGAMDELEKLKPPLKRRFLDACAACIAMDGDVTVGGAELLRTVAAALDCPMPPPLPLA from the coding sequence ATGGATTTCTTCCAGGCTCAGGACGACGCCCGGCGCAGCACGCTCTGGCTGGTGCTGCTGTTCGCGCTGGCGGTGCTGGGGCTGATCCTGCTCACCAACCTCTTCGTGCTCGCCTTCGTGCTCTATGCCCACGGCGACGTGGGGCTGCTCAACCTCAAGGACGTGCTGCGCCATTACGGCTCGGGCGCCTCGGTGCTGGTGGGGCTGGGCGTGGCGGGGCTGGTCGGGCTCGGCAGCCTGTTTCGCATGGTCCAGCTCGCCGCCGGCGGCGCCGTGGTGGCCGAGTCGCTGGGCGGGCGGGTGCTGCCGGGCGACAGCGAAGGCCTCGACGAGCGCAAGGTGCTCAACGTGGTGGAGGAAATGGCCATCGCCTCGGGCATGCCGGTGCCGACCGTCTACCTGCTGGACGACGGCGCCATCAACGCCTTCGCCGCCGGCTGGACGCCGAGCGACGCGGTGATCGGCATCACCCGCGGCGCGATCCGGCAGCTCGACCGCGACGAGCTGCAGGGCGTCGTGGCGCACGAGTTCAGCCATATCCTCAACGGCGACATGCGCCTCAACATCCGTCTGGTCGGGGTGCTCGCCGGCATCCTGCTGATCGGCGAGATCGGCCAGTTCATCCTGCGCACCCTGCGGCGCGCACCGCTTGCGGGCGGACGCAGAAAGGGCGCCGCGATCCCCGCGCTGTTCGTGCTCGGCCTGGGGCTGTGGGTGATCGGCTACGCCGGCACCTTCTTCGGCACCTGGATCAAGGCGCTGGTCAGCCGCCAGCGCGAATTCCTGGCGGATGCCTCGGCAGTGCAGTTCACGCGCAACCGCGCCGGCATCTCCGGGGCGCTGAAGAAGATCGGCGGTTCGATGGCCGGCTCGCTGCTGTCGAGTCCCATGGCGCCGCAGTTCAGCCATGCCTATTTCGCGCGCGGGGTGTCCGGCGGGCTGCAGTCGCTGTTCGCCAGCCATCCGCCGCTGGAGGACCGCATCCGGCGCATCCTGCCGCGTTGGGACGGTCGCTTCATCGCGCCGCCACCCCCGCCGCCCGTGCCCGAGGAGTCGGAAAGCGCCGCAGGGAAACAGGCACGGGAGCGCGGTCGCCGCCGCGCGGTGCTGACCGGGGTGCTGGCGGGCACGCTGGGCGATCTGGTGGCGCAGACCGGTCAGCCGGACGCCGCACAGCAGGCCTATGCGCACGATCTCATCGCCGGCCTGCCGCCGCAGTTGCGCGAGGCGAGCGGCAATCCGCAGACGGCGCGCGCCGTGGTCTACGCCCTGCTGCTGGACGGCGACGCCGACGTGCTGGCCAGGCAGTGGCAGACGCTCGACGGCAAGGCGGGCGACGGCGTGGCCGATCTGACGCGCCGATACCTGCCCGCGGCGGCAGGCCTCGAACGGGCACAGCGACTGCCGCTGGTCGAGCTGAGTCTGCCATCGCTGCGCGGCCTGTCGCCGCAACAGTACGCACGCTTCCGCGGCGTGCTGAACGAACTCATGGCGGCGGACGGGCGCATCAGCCTGTGGGAATGGGTCGTGCGCCATCTGGTGCTGCGCGGGCTGGACCTGCACTTCGCGCTGCGCAAGCCGGCGCGGCAGACCTATTACGTGCTCGGTTCGGCCAAGGCCGCCTGCGAGACCGTGCTTTCGTTGATCGCGCTGGCCGAGCACGCCGACCCGTCAGAGGCGCAGCGGGCCTTCGCGGCGGGGCGGCACGCCGTCGGCGCCGGTGCGCTGCGCTTCGTGCCTCGCGACGAGCTGGATCTGAATCGACTCGACGGGGCGATGGACGAGCTCGAAAAGCTCAAGCCACCACTCAAGCGCCGTTTTCTCGATGCCTGCGCGGCCTGCATCGCCATGGACGGCGACGTCACCGTGGGCGGTGCCGAGCTGCTGCGCACCGTGGCCGCGGCGCTGGACTGCCCCATGCCGCCGCCTTTGCCGCTTGCATAA
- a CDS encoding UbiA family prenyltransferase: MKPLVVDLDGTLIKTDLLMETANRFVTRNPFRIYKILQWLARGKVHLKLELAERAGVIPASLPYHEFVVDWLKEQKSQGRTLILATASCQALADEVAGYLGVFDSVMGTDGDTNLKSHAKRDRLVERFGHKGFDYVGNDYADLSVWESSDRAYVVSNDSGLVKKARNIGNVEHVFETGKPGFVGSMLKALRPHQWVKNFLVFIPLIMAQRYGDVGSVFQAVFAFLVFGMTASSVYLLNDLVDVEDDRHHARKRKRPFAAGNLSLLHGWLAWPIVLLAAFGVSLAILPIKFVGVLAVYFGLTLAYSFRLKRAAMVDVITLAALYTLRIIAGAAAISVPLSFWLLAFSMFIFLSLAFIKRYSELRVAAERDKQKSLRGRGYSPDDLEAISTMGIGAGYMSVLVLALYVNSDTTAALYRNPHLIWLACPVLLYWISRAWLITHRGEMHDDPIVFALKDPMSWAMVLTLVVIFGLAKIT; this comes from the coding sequence ATGAAGCCGTTGGTGGTTGATCTTGATGGGACGTTGATTAAAACGGATTTGTTGATGGAAACTGCAAATCGATTTGTGACTAGAAACCCTTTTCGAATTTATAAAATTCTGCAATGGCTTGCTCGCGGTAAGGTGCACCTGAAATTGGAGTTGGCAGAGCGAGCCGGGGTGATCCCGGCGTCGCTGCCATATCACGAATTCGTCGTCGATTGGCTAAAAGAGCAAAAATCGCAGGGCAGAACCTTGATCCTGGCGACGGCCAGTTGTCAGGCCTTGGCGGATGAAGTGGCCGGGTATCTGGGTGTGTTTGATTCGGTTATGGGTACTGACGGTGATACCAATCTGAAGTCGCATGCCAAGCGCGATCGACTGGTCGAGCGCTTTGGACATAAAGGATTTGATTACGTAGGTAATGACTATGCGGACCTTTCCGTTTGGGAGTCGTCAGATCGCGCATACGTGGTGAGCAACGATTCGGGTCTGGTAAAAAAGGCTCGCAATATCGGTAATGTCGAGCACGTGTTTGAAACCGGTAAACCCGGTTTTGTCGGTAGTATGTTGAAGGCCTTGCGCCCTCATCAGTGGGTTAAGAATTTTCTGGTATTCATACCCTTGATCATGGCGCAGCGTTATGGTGATGTCGGTAGCGTTTTTCAGGCGGTATTCGCTTTTCTGGTTTTCGGAATGACGGCATCGAGTGTCTATTTGCTCAACGACTTGGTGGACGTGGAGGATGACAGGCATCATGCACGCAAGCGGAAGAGACCCTTTGCCGCGGGCAATTTATCGCTCTTGCATGGGTGGCTAGCCTGGCCGATTGTGCTGTTGGCGGCATTTGGCGTTTCCTTGGCGATTTTACCGATAAAATTTGTCGGTGTGCTGGCCGTTTATTTCGGGCTCACCCTGGCTTACTCCTTCCGTCTCAAGCGTGCTGCGATGGTAGACGTCATTACGCTGGCGGCGCTGTACACCTTGCGCATCATCGCCGGCGCAGCCGCGATTTCCGTGCCGCTCTCGTTTTGGTTGCTGGCATTTTCGATGTTCATCTTTCTATCTCTTGCATTTATCAAGAGGTACAGTGAACTCAGGGTTGCTGCGGAGCGTGATAAACAGAAGTCCTTGCGCGGCAGAGGCTACAGCCCGGACGATCTCGAAGCGATTTCGACAATGGGCATCGGCGCGGGGTACATGTCGGTATTGGTGCTGGCGCTTTATGTGAACAGCGATACGACAGCGGCTTTATACCGAAACCCGCACCTGATTTGGTTAGCCTGTCCGGTGCTGCTTTATTGGATATCTAGAGCCTGGCTGATCACGCACCGCGGCGAAATGCATGACGACCCGATCGTTTTTGCCTTGAAGGACCCCATGAGTTGGGCGATGGTGCTGACTCTGGTGGTTATTTTCGGGTTGGCGAAAATAACCTGA
- a CDS encoding putative bifunctional diguanylate cyclase/phosphodiesterase, translating into MDLITNSLYFLGGVSTFAALNNLLGRPPRKHEMQHIFFAGIALLVAMSAISRTFVIQSTDIANFVADLKWNVTYSLGVFLLIPWFTAAYAHKISKAYLIVVNLMIAGCIALNIYLPLGISYAHLDTLLITPLPWGEQITHGVGRHSIWGYFAIAMVALIYAKSLADIIDTYRARRRGVDLHMLVAFVLFGIFSSMGLAVRLSLLRSFSPGAFSFFVVIVVISMALMRDNQRKIIESERRFRTLIEESPVGIALTRQSRLIDANPIFLEMHGYSDIQHVANAHLAEILQLRETGQPPEIRTTPTTNATFESISYRADGSEFPVYVSTRTIELNGELHLLTYMIDQSKRKESEKKVEYLSHYDPLTGLPNKSLLLKHLRRAIESSGHKTRWGALLHVDLNNFRILNDGLGHAFGDLLLQSVGKRLSNKTRPNDTVARLGSDEFAVLLTNLGTSRSEASALAEARAKEMLLTMDRPFKLMANEYHNTSRIGITLFDRDTGNIEDLFKQAELAMYQAKTHRQGSICFYEPHMRDTVTTRLGLESALRKAIDKREITLYYQPEVDDQNRLVGAEALVRWKHAQRGYIPPSQFIPIAEETGLILQLGRDLLDIACSQLHLWQQDERTHGLVLAINISAKQFKNRKFIDDIRATIERHAIPPENIKLELTESMLFDNIEETIESMSALKKIGIQFSLDDFGTGYSSIQYLKHLPLDELKIDQSFVRDISTNDSGRNIVRAVLAMAGALNLGVIAEGVETQQQMEILSTLGCTRFQGYLIGRPVDARTFESFLDKDSSPVT; encoded by the coding sequence ATGGATCTCATCACCAATTCGCTGTATTTCCTGGGCGGCGTCAGCACATTTGCAGCGCTGAACAACCTGCTCGGCCGCCCACCACGCAAGCACGAAATGCAGCATATTTTCTTTGCGGGCATAGCCCTGCTGGTTGCCATGTCGGCGATCAGCCGTACGTTCGTAATACAGTCGACGGACATCGCAAATTTCGTCGCCGACCTAAAGTGGAACGTGACGTATTCGCTGGGTGTTTTTCTGCTGATTCCCTGGTTTACCGCTGCCTACGCACACAAAATTTCCAAGGCTTATCTGATCGTAGTCAACCTCATGATCGCAGGGTGCATTGCACTCAATATCTACCTACCCCTCGGTATTTCGTATGCGCATCTAGACACCTTGTTAATCACACCACTGCCCTGGGGCGAACAAATCACCCATGGCGTTGGGCGCCACAGTATCTGGGGTTATTTCGCCATTGCCATGGTCGCCCTGATTTATGCGAAATCGCTCGCCGATATCATTGACACCTATCGGGCTCGGCGTCGGGGCGTCGATTTGCACATGCTGGTGGCCTTCGTGCTTTTCGGTATATTCAGCTCGATGGGCTTGGCCGTCAGGCTGTCGCTACTCCGTTCGTTCTCCCCCGGCGCATTCAGTTTTTTCGTCGTGATCGTCGTCATCAGCATGGCGTTAATGCGGGATAATCAACGCAAAATCATCGAATCAGAACGCCGTTTCAGAACGCTGATAGAAGAATCGCCAGTAGGCATCGCGCTGACGCGACAGAGCAGGCTGATAGATGCCAATCCAATTTTCCTGGAAATGCATGGCTACAGCGATATTCAGCATGTCGCCAATGCGCATCTTGCGGAAATTCTGCAGCTGCGCGAAACCGGACAACCACCGGAGATACGCACAACACCGACCACAAACGCCACCTTTGAATCAATCTCATACCGCGCCGACGGCTCGGAATTTCCCGTTTATGTTTCCACCAGAACGATCGAATTGAACGGCGAACTCCACCTGCTCACCTACATGATCGATCAGTCGAAACGCAAAGAATCGGAAAAAAAGGTCGAATACCTCTCCCACTACGACCCCTTGACGGGATTGCCCAACAAAAGCCTGCTACTCAAGCATCTACGGCGCGCCATCGAATCCAGTGGACACAAAACACGCTGGGGCGCGCTGCTACACGTCGACCTGAACAACTTCCGCATTCTCAATGACGGCCTGGGACACGCCTTCGGCGACCTGTTGCTGCAGAGCGTCGGCAAGCGGCTCAGCAACAAGACTCGCCCGAACGATACCGTCGCACGTCTCGGCAGCGACGAATTCGCGGTTCTACTCACCAATCTAGGTACCTCGCGGAGTGAAGCAAGCGCTCTCGCGGAAGCCCGCGCCAAGGAAATGCTGCTCACCATGGACCGCCCGTTCAAATTGATGGCGAACGAATATCACAACACCTCACGCATCGGCATCACGCTGTTCGACCGGGATACCGGGAATATAGAGGATTTGTTCAAGCAGGCCGAACTGGCCATGTATCAGGCCAAGACCCATCGCCAAGGCAGTATTTGTTTTTATGAGCCGCATATGCGGGATACCGTGACTACGCGCCTAGGTCTCGAATCGGCTCTGCGCAAGGCCATCGACAAGCGGGAAATCACCTTGTATTACCAACCCGAGGTAGACGACCAAAATCGGCTCGTCGGCGCGGAAGCACTGGTGCGCTGGAAACACGCGCAAAGGGGGTATATTCCGCCCAGCCAGTTCATCCCAATCGCCGAGGAAACCGGCCTGATCCTGCAGCTGGGCCGCGACCTGCTGGACATTGCCTGCAGTCAATTGCATTTGTGGCAACAGGACGAACGCACCCATGGGCTGGTGCTCGCGATCAATATCAGCGCCAAGCAGTTCAAGAACAGGAAATTCATCGACGACATCCGGGCCACAATCGAGCGACACGCCATCCCGCCCGAGAACATCAAGCTCGAACTCACCGAAAGCATGCTGTTCGACAACATCGAGGAGACCATCGAGTCGATGTCTGCTCTCAAGAAAATCGGCATCCAGTTCTCGCTCGACGATTTCGGCACCGGCTATTCCTCGATCCAGTACCTCAAACACCTGCCGCTGGACGAGCTCAAGATCGATCAGTCGTTCGTGCGTGACATCTCCACCAACGACAGCGGCAGGAACATCGTACGCGCAGTGCTCGCTATGGCCGGTGCACTCAATCTCGGGGTGATCGCGGAGGGCGTCGAGACCCAACAGCAGATGGAAATACTGTCTACTCTAGGCTGTACCCGTTTCCAGGGCTATCTGATTGGCAGACCCGTAGACGCTCGAACATTCGAATCATTCCTGGACAAAGACAGCTCCCCTGTGACCTGA
- a CDS encoding CZB domain-containing protein — MRKYLSGGELNLARSELEDHCQCRFGRWYDHEGKSRYGDMSELLAIEEVHRHLHEVGVEAVALKEDGKDHTEIVKSLRAIRDELGSRLRSLQPSRVQAEHCAARQARGQSPGRRAHVGAADLHPDRRRCPEHRAGQVGRDPAGLDQTPRGGK; from the coding sequence GTGCGGAAATATCTGAGCGGTGGAGAACTCAACCTCGCGCGCAGCGAGCTTGAGGACCATTGCCAGTGCCGTTTCGGCCGTTGGTATGACCACGAGGGAAAGTCCCGTTACGGCGACATGTCCGAGCTCCTCGCCATCGAGGAGGTTCACCGACATCTCCACGAAGTCGGTGTAGAGGCCGTTGCGCTCAAGGAGGACGGCAAGGACCACACGGAAATCGTCAAGAGTTTGCGTGCCATCCGCGACGAACTGGGCAGCCGTCTGCGCAGCCTGCAGCCGAGCCGTGTACAGGCAGAGCATTGTGCAGCGCGCCAAGCCCGCGGCCAGTCGCCTGGCCGCCGGGCTCACGTCGGTGCAGCCGATCTGCATCCTGATCGTCGACGATGCCCCGAGCATCGAGCTGGACAAGTTGGTAGAGACCCTGCTGGTCTGGATCAGACCCCGCGAGGCGGGAAGTGA